Part of the Oligoflexia bacterium genome is shown below.
GCTCAATAACTTGAAAACAAGTGATCATATCAAAGGTTTTTGGAGCAAAAGGAAGATTTTTGACATCTGCGACAACAAAACCTACGCCATCGCGTCCGTAAACCTCTTGTGCTTTTAAAATATCACTACTGGAAAGATCGATTCCCGTAACGCTGACGGCGCCGTTATCGAATAAAAATCGTGATCCAAAACCACGTCCGCAGCCAATATCAAGCACACGCATACCTCGCACATAGCGAGATGCTTGTTTATATTGCGCTAAGTACTCACCCCACCAGGGTGTGTCTCGACCGAATTCGGCCGAGTCACTGTTGAGTCTCAAAACTCCCATACTTTAATCCTAGCAGTTTTGACTGAGAGGTCAGAAGACCAGTTATCGAAGATAATTAAAGATGGGGTGCGTCATCATTTTTTATTTCTCGTCCTTAGGCGAGACTGCTAAACTTTTTAGATCATTTCATCTTCGAAGGAGATCATAAAAAATGCTCACACAAAAACTTTTAGCTGTAACAACCGGTGGCTCTGAATGGATTTTGTATGTATTAATTATTTTGTCAGTTTGTTCAGTAGCCGTCATTATCGAAAGATTTTTCGCACTTCGCGGAATTTTAAACACAAGTCAAAAAGTTGGAGAGCGAGCAAAAGAAGCACTTAAAGCAAATGATCTCTCAATTCTCGACGATCTATCGCGTAACCATGACGCCGTTGAAGGCCGCATGCTCGCACACGCCATTAGACATATTTCAAAAGGTGGAAAATCTTCTGAAGAAATCATGAATGGATACATGTTGATGGAAAAACAAGGTTTAGAAAAAAATCTTGGTTTCTTGGCAACATTGGGTGCAAATGCTCCATTTATTGGTTTGTTAGGAACAGTTTTAGGTATCGTACGCGCATTCGCTGATCTAGCAGGCAGTCAAGGAAATCCAAGTGTTGTAATGGCTGGTATTTCTGAAGCACTCGTTGCAACAGCAGTTGGTTTGTTCGTGGCGATTCCCGCAGTTGTTGCCTACAACTATTTCCAAAAACAAGTGAAACTTATTTTAAGTAGCGCTGAAAGTATTAAACAACTCTGCCTAGCTTACGCACGAGAAAAAGGGGCGAGATAATGGGCGGTTCTTTTAATAATAATGATGATAATCCAATTTCAGAAATTAACGTCACTCCACTCGTAGACGTAACACTTGTTTTGTTGATCATTTTTATGGTGACCACTCCCATGATCATGAAACCTAGTATCAATGTGAATTTACCAAAAGCCGCAAGTGCGGATCAAAGTTCTCCAGGAGAATTAGCCGTTACAATTAGTAAAGCGGGTCAGATTTTCGCCAACGGAAATGCAGTGAGTGAAGATGGTTTAAAATCAGAAACACTTAAACTTGTGGCTTCAAAACCTGAAATGCAAGCAATGATCAGCGCAGATAAAGAAACTCCACACGGAGTAGTAATCACTGTCATTGATATTATTAAAGGTGCTGGTGTTAAGAAGTTTGCAATTAATATTGAGAAAAAACAAAAATAATTTTTTACCCATTGTGTGTGAGGACATCTTATGTGCGTAGCCTGCTTAGAGTTCATAAAAGATAAATTAACTGTAAATGAATTTCGCTCAGCACTTCGCGAAATGACTGTTGATGACCCCAATCACATGACACGCGTGAATCAAATTCTTAATAGCCAAAAAAGTCCGGAAGATCAGAAAAAAGATTTACAGAAATTAAACCAAGACGATTAATTAAATCCGCTAAAAACCAGCTGTGGCAATTGCGTTAAAGTTGTTGTTTTAAAATATTTCTAAAAAGCAAAAGTGGCAATTGCACCATAGTGATTGTTTTAAAATATCTCTAAAAAGCAAAAGTGGCAATTGCACCATAGTGATTTGAAGTAATCATGGGTATCAAACTTATTGTTGATGCGACTTCAGGGGATCCATTAATTTCGCTGCGAAAGTTTTTCCCGACTGTAGAACCAATAGCATACCCCATAAATGCGCCAGCTACTCCGTCTGAGAACCAATGCATCTGACCTGAATCATAAGCCGACACGGTATAGAGCATGTACGATGAAAGCCCGATACCAAACCACTTAAGCCAAGTTTTATCTGGGTAATAGTGAGCAAGGGCTGATGTCACAGCAACAGTGTGCGAAACATGACCCGATGGCCAACCGTAAGCAGTTAGCCCGTTTCGCAAAAATCCAAATTGAAATTGTTCACTTTGTTCTTGCGAACTTAAAGGCCAATTGTTTGTTGGATGCGCTCGCCCCGTAGTAAATTTGAGAAGTATAATATATGAAACTGTAATAAGTGATGCTTGAGCAATAGCAAAGATCCCACCCATATTTTCACGATCATTTGCAGAGTCACGTGAATAATAAAGCCAAGTGGCCGCACCCAAAGCCCCCAACCCAGAACCCAACACTGCTCCAGGAAATGCCGCCTCATTTTTGCTATGCCGAAAAGTATCGCGCACACGAGCATCATAACCACGATTAATGATCAA
Proteins encoded:
- a CDS encoding MotA/TolQ/ExbB proton channel family protein, coding for MLTQKLLAVTTGGSEWILYVLIILSVCSVAVIIERFFALRGILNTSQKVGERAKEALKANDLSILDDLSRNHDAVEGRMLAHAIRHISKGGKSSEEIMNGYMLMEKQGLEKNLGFLATLGANAPFIGLLGTVLGIVRAFADLAGSQGNPSVVMAGISEALVATAVGLFVAIPAVVAYNYFQKQVKLILSSAESIKQLCLAYAREKGAR
- a CDS encoding biopolymer transporter ExbD, with amino-acid sequence MGGSFNNNDDNPISEINVTPLVDVTLVLLIIFMVTTPMIMKPSINVNLPKAASADQSSPGELAVTISKAGQIFANGNAVSEDGLKSETLKLVASKPEMQAMISADKETPHGVVITVIDIIKGAGVKKFAINIEKKQK
- a CDS encoding phosphatase PAP2 family protein codes for the protein MKNFIIRTITIIIYLAVIPQLAMAAADPTLFGGFGKNVGDSFTGTNLLLHGAAFASTALIINRGYDARVRDTFRHSKNEAAFPGAVLGSGLGALGAATWLYYSRDSANDRENMGGIFAIAQASLITVSYIILLKFTTGRAHPTNNWPLSSQEQSEQFQFGFLRNGLTAYGWPSGHVSHTVAVTSALAHYYPDKTWLKWFGIGLSSYMLYTVSAYDSGQMHWFSDGVAGAFMGYAIGSTVGKNFRSEINGSPEVASTISLIPMITSNHYGAIATFAF